From a region of the Zingiber officinale cultivar Zhangliang chromosome 4B, Zo_v1.1, whole genome shotgun sequence genome:
- the LOC121976964 gene encoding probable E3 ubiquitin-protein ligase XBOS34 isoform X2: MGVSPSKEELVYQQVGYGNVEGIRALRSQGAGLEWIDKEGKTPLIVACLRHDLVPVAKALIDLGANVNAYRPGSYAGTPLHHAAKKGCEQMVHLLLSHGANPCVLNDDCHTALDLAREKGHLRVVRAIESRISLFSGWLREAFGPGFLETFAPQLLIRKIWAVVLPCDPRNPKNPSKFELVIYPDLQTARPRSVVSLWKAHIEEPKFNQVDPAIVIVEKATRTRYKLFAANEGDKQQLQWFFSACRGIPQVTSTLPETQIGVSIPNPPQTVSNVSTQTAAATKRTQEDIEMEMAINASIQTAMAEGMPPVQSNPQTSETNGWGWGTSSQNTTYNGWGTSGTSNVNTTSKMNSRVPVNQPNSTNGWAVPVVQSDALPPPVQNLEPPVIQPSHEAPSAPPISEDTLFDSPIHYPSIDSSPINMSVTIIETVPGIAETKVAGAPSKTESSGEKPGSSGTSGCCVICLDAPVEGACIPCGHMAGCMSCLREIESKQWGCPVCRAQIDQVVRLYAV, from the exons CCCTTTGATCGTCGCATGCTTGAGGCATGATCTTGTCCCTGTTGCCAAAGCTCTGATTGACTTGGGTGCCAATGTCAACGCTTATAGGCCTG gAAGCTATGCGGGAACTCCCTTGCACCATGCTGCAAAAAAGGGCTGTGAACAAATGGTCCACCTCCTCCTTTCCCATGGAG CAAATCCTTGTGTCCTGAATGATGATTGTCATACTGCTCTTGATTTGGCGAGAGAAAAAGGTCATTTAAGAGTTGTCAGGGCCATTGAG AGCCGAATTTCTCTTTTCTCTGGATGGCTGAGGGAGGCCTTTGGACCTGGTTTCTTAGAAACATTTGCTCCACAACTACTGATTCGTAAAAT TTGGGCTGTGGTTTTGCCATGTGACCCTCGCAATCCAAAAAATCCTAGCAAGTTTGAGTTAGTTATCTATCCTGATTTGCAG ACTGCTAGGCCACGCTCTGTTGTTTCACTCTGGAAAGCTCACATTGAAGAACCCAAGTTCAACCAAGTAGATCCTGCTATTGTCATTGTTGAAAAAGCTACAA GAACACGGTATAAGCTTTTCGCTGCAAATGAAGGTGACAAACAACAATTACAGTGGTTCTTCAGTGCATGCCGAGGAATTCCCCAG GTCACCTCTACTCTTCCAGAAACGCAGATAGGTGTTTCAATTCCCAATCCACCCCAAACAGTCTCGAACGTTTCGACACAAACAGCAGCTGCAACTAAACGTACCCAGGAAGATATAGAAATGGAGATGGCTATAAATGCCTCCATACAGACGGCTATGGCAGAGGGAATGCCTCCTGTTCAATCTAATCCACAAACTAGCGAGACAAATGGTTGGGGTTGGGGAACCTCTTCACAAAATACAACTTACAATGGTTGGGGCACGTCAGGCACCTCAAATGTTAATACTACTTCAAAAATGAATAGTAGAGTGCCTGTAAATCAACCAAATTCAACGAATGGATGGGCTGTGCCTGTGGTTCAATCAGATGCTTTGCCACCTCCTGTCCAGAACCTTGAACCACCAGTTATTCAACCATCTCATGAAGCTCCTTCTGCACCTCCTATATCTGAGGACACATTGTTTGATTCCCCTATCCACTACCCGTCCATCGATAGCAGCCCCATCAATATGAGCGTGACAATCATAGAGACTGTTCCTGGTATCGCTGAAACTAAAGTTGCCGGTGCACCCTCCAAAACAGAATCCAGTGGAGAAAAACCAGGCAGTAGTGGCACATCTGGCTGTTGCGTTATCTGCTTGGATGCTCCAGTGGAAGGGGCATGCATTCCTTGTGGGCATATGGCCGGATGCATGTCATGCTTAAGGGAGATTGAATCAAAGCAATGGGGATGCCCTGTTTGCCGTGCCCAGATTGACCAGGTTGTAAGGCTCTATGCTGTTTGA
- the LOC121976964 gene encoding probable E3 ubiquitin-protein ligase XBOS34 isoform X1 gives MGVSPSKEELVYQQVGYGNVEGIRALRSQGAGLEWIDKEGKTPLIVACLRHDLVPVAKALIDLGANVNAYRPGSYAGTPLHHAAKKGCEQMVHLLLSHGANPCVLNDDCHTALDLAREKGHLRVVRAIESRISLFSGWLREAFGPGFLETFAPQLLIRKIWAVVLPCDPRNPKNPSKFELVIYPDLQTARPRSVVSLWKAHIEEPKFNQVDPAIVIVEKATRTRYKLFAANEGDKQQLQWFFSACRGIPQITSIVQVTSTLPETQIGVSIPNPPQTVSNVSTQTAAATKRTQEDIEMEMAINASIQTAMAEGMPPVQSNPQTSETNGWGWGTSSQNTTYNGWGTSGTSNVNTTSKMNSRVPVNQPNSTNGWAVPVVQSDALPPPVQNLEPPVIQPSHEAPSAPPISEDTLFDSPIHYPSIDSSPINMSVTIIETVPGIAETKVAGAPSKTESSGEKPGSSGTSGCCVICLDAPVEGACIPCGHMAGCMSCLREIESKQWGCPVCRAQIDQVVRLYAV, from the exons CCCTTTGATCGTCGCATGCTTGAGGCATGATCTTGTCCCTGTTGCCAAAGCTCTGATTGACTTGGGTGCCAATGTCAACGCTTATAGGCCTG gAAGCTATGCGGGAACTCCCTTGCACCATGCTGCAAAAAAGGGCTGTGAACAAATGGTCCACCTCCTCCTTTCCCATGGAG CAAATCCTTGTGTCCTGAATGATGATTGTCATACTGCTCTTGATTTGGCGAGAGAAAAAGGTCATTTAAGAGTTGTCAGGGCCATTGAG AGCCGAATTTCTCTTTTCTCTGGATGGCTGAGGGAGGCCTTTGGACCTGGTTTCTTAGAAACATTTGCTCCACAACTACTGATTCGTAAAAT TTGGGCTGTGGTTTTGCCATGTGACCCTCGCAATCCAAAAAATCCTAGCAAGTTTGAGTTAGTTATCTATCCTGATTTGCAG ACTGCTAGGCCACGCTCTGTTGTTTCACTCTGGAAAGCTCACATTGAAGAACCCAAGTTCAACCAAGTAGATCCTGCTATTGTCATTGTTGAAAAAGCTACAA GAACACGGTATAAGCTTTTCGCTGCAAATGAAGGTGACAAACAACAATTACAGTGGTTCTTCAGTGCATGCCGAGGAATTCCCCAG ATCACCTCTATTGTACAGGTCACCTCTACTCTTCCAGAAACGCAGATAGGTGTTTCAATTCCCAATCCACCCCAAACAGTCTCGAACGTTTCGACACAAACAGCAGCTGCAACTAAACGTACCCAGGAAGATATAGAAATGGAGATGGCTATAAATGCCTCCATACAGACGGCTATGGCAGAGGGAATGCCTCCTGTTCAATCTAATCCACAAACTAGCGAGACAAATGGTTGGGGTTGGGGAACCTCTTCACAAAATACAACTTACAATGGTTGGGGCACGTCAGGCACCTCAAATGTTAATACTACTTCAAAAATGAATAGTAGAGTGCCTGTAAATCAACCAAATTCAACGAATGGATGGGCTGTGCCTGTGGTTCAATCAGATGCTTTGCCACCTCCTGTCCAGAACCTTGAACCACCAGTTATTCAACCATCTCATGAAGCTCCTTCTGCACCTCCTATATCTGAGGACACATTGTTTGATTCCCCTATCCACTACCCGTCCATCGATAGCAGCCCCATCAATATGAGCGTGACAATCATAGAGACTGTTCCTGGTATCGCTGAAACTAAAGTTGCCGGTGCACCCTCCAAAACAGAATCCAGTGGAGAAAAACCAGGCAGTAGTGGCACATCTGGCTGTTGCGTTATCTGCTTGGATGCTCCAGTGGAAGGGGCATGCATTCCTTGTGGGCATATGGCCGGATGCATGTCATGCTTAAGGGAGATTGAATCAAAGCAATGGGGATGCCCTGTTTGCCGTGCCCAGATTGACCAGGTTGTAAGGCTCTATGCTGTTTGA